Proteins from a genomic interval of Odontesthes bonariensis isolate fOdoBon6 chromosome 7, fOdoBon6.hap1, whole genome shotgun sequence:
- the phlda2 gene encoding pleckstrin homology-like domain family A member 2 encodes MKMSAAEICQVLKEGELEKRSDNLLQFWKRKTCVLTTDSLNIYADTQKRSKGKELKLQSIKKVDCVERTGKFVYFTIVTTDNKEIDFRCSGEENCWNAVITMALIDYQNRKAIQDFKTRQDESASPGQQERRMARAP; translated from the coding sequence atgaaaatgtctgcGGCGGAGATCTGCCAGGTTCTCAAGGAGGGAGAGCTGGAGAAGAGGAGCGACAACCTGCTCCAGTTCTGGAAGAGAAAGACGTGCGTGCTGACCACGGACAGCCTCAACATTTACGCCGACACGCAGAAGCGCTCCAAAGGCAAGGAGCTCAAACTGCAGTCTATCAAGAAGGTGGACTGCGTGGAGCGCACCGGCAAGTTCGTCTATTTCACCATCGTAACTACAGACAATAAAGAGATCGATTTCCGGTGCTCTGGAGAGGAGAACTGCTGGAACGCAGTGATTACCATGGCCCTGATCGATTACCAGAACAGAAAGGCCATCCAGGACTTTAAAACGCGGCAGGACGAGAGCGCGTCGCCCGGACAGCAGGAGAGGCGCATGGCCAGAGCGCCCTGA